The following proteins are encoded in a genomic region of Sorangiineae bacterium MSr12523:
- a CDS encoding IS110 family transposase — protein MRSVGLDLGARHIAYCEVCDGKVVERTSVQQIEQLKGRLGPGTLPAIVAFEAAREAWFVHDLLRTWGHEPKIVDTTRLKTIGIGHHKRKNDALDAEHLAIAVEQGRIPEAHVLSVEGRELREQLSVRQALVETRAGYVTTIRGLARAHGKSVATCDISNFVTHLEATEMNPGLQKLVAPLAAMLKVLDEQLVRVEEKLQNLAGRDPRIRLCATAPGVGLIVGATFMSVMDDAHRFKNAHAVSAYLGLVPSESTTGGPSKRRLGGITKQGNPHARAMLVQAAHSLLRTRKHAGDPIRLWGMNIAKKKGRSIAAVAVARRLAGVLWAMCRDGAFYDPNTATKGTFQKKSMRGSDETHRTVALRRATKKLQRRYTRRKTSEVTMT, from the coding sequence ATGCGTAGCGTAGGCCTGGATTTAGGAGCGCGCCACATCGCTTATTGCGAGGTGTGCGATGGGAAAGTCGTGGAGCGGACGAGCGTGCAACAGATCGAACAGCTCAAGGGTCGATTGGGGCCCGGGACGCTTCCGGCCATTGTCGCCTTCGAGGCAGCGCGAGAGGCTTGGTTCGTCCATGATCTCCTCCGAACCTGGGGACACGAGCCGAAGATCGTCGACACCACGCGACTCAAGACGATCGGGATAGGACACCACAAACGCAAGAACGATGCGCTCGATGCCGAGCACCTCGCCATCGCGGTCGAACAGGGGCGCATTCCCGAAGCCCACGTCCTATCGGTGGAAGGTCGAGAGCTTCGCGAGCAGTTGAGTGTCCGACAAGCGCTGGTTGAGACCCGCGCGGGTTACGTGACCACGATCCGCGGCCTCGCGCGTGCACATGGGAAAAGTGTTGCTACGTGCGATATCAGCAACTTCGTGACGCACTTGGAAGCAACCGAGATGAATCCTGGCTTGCAGAAGCTTGTTGCGCCGTTAGCCGCCATGCTGAAAGTACTCGACGAGCAGCTCGTGAGAGTGGAAGAGAAGTTGCAGAACTTGGCAGGGCGAGATCCTCGGATACGTCTTTGCGCCACAGCCCCCGGTGTAGGGCTCATCGTCGGGGCCACGTTCATGTCCGTCATGGACGATGCCCACCGTTTCAAGAATGCCCATGCGGTGAGCGCCTATCTCGGACTCGTTCCGTCCGAATCGACCACGGGAGGACCGAGCAAGCGTCGTCTCGGAGGCATCACCAAACAAGGAAACCCTCACGCGCGAGCCATGCTCGTGCAAGCAGCCCACAGCCTACTGCGCACGCGCAAGCATGCCGGGGACCCCATTCGTCTTTGGGGAATGAACATCGCCAAGAAAAAAGGAAGATCGATCGCGGCTGTCGCCGTGGCCCGACGTCTTGCTGGTGTGCTCTGGGCGATGTGTCGTGATGGGGCTTTCTACGACCCGAATACGGCCACAAAGGGGACTTTCCAGAAAAAGAGCATGCGTGGAAGCGATGAAACTCATCGCACCGTTGCGCTCCGGCGCGCGACCAAGAAACTTCAGCGGCGATACACTCGCCGTAAGACTTCGGAGGTCACCATGACGTGA
- a CDS encoding MFS transporter, which produces MLPATLVTPAIRPLFVSHHAGNEGAMHAFMAMNMLGGAIGAPLLGRADDALGNRRALLVFLTLVDAVLLGAFALHVPTPALLVLRTVEGAAHVGAASILMGDAAVYSKSHGGKVMGMAALAVVLAIACGSFFGGLLLTIDARMPFIAASLLALFVALSTRERPAAQRARRPSAGRLTSLLSREPELWVPLGAAFVGRFVIGCLVVTFALFAHRAHGYSDKTIGFLFSLVTVPFALASYPAGRLLDRIPRAAMLVGGALLCAAALAGLGWVPRNAIGVSMLLFGIGSSMIFVPVIFYGAHVGQATERATVMALVHGAGCVGMLLGPAVAGIVSAVVGRRTDAVTGYRSVFLVACAVTLGWVLASAGVLARRMREEAAELRRSPEEAPRSCDSNG; this is translated from the coding sequence ATGCTACCGGCCACCCTGGTCACTCCAGCGATCCGTCCATTGTTTGTCAGTCACCATGCTGGCAACGAAGGCGCAATGCATGCGTTCATGGCGATGAATATGCTCGGAGGCGCAATCGGTGCGCCGCTACTGGGTCGCGCGGACGACGCGTTAGGAAACCGACGCGCCTTGCTGGTTTTTCTCACGCTGGTGGATGCGGTGCTGCTCGGCGCTTTTGCGTTGCACGTGCCGACGCCCGCGTTGTTGGTGCTCAGAACGGTCGAAGGCGCCGCACACGTAGGCGCAGCGTCCATTCTCATGGGTGACGCTGCAGTCTACTCGAAGAGCCACGGCGGTAAGGTCATGGGCATGGCTGCCCTGGCGGTGGTTCTAGCGATTGCGTGCGGAAGCTTCTTCGGTGGTCTGCTCTTGACCATCGACGCGCGCATGCCCTTCATCGCGGCCAGTCTGCTCGCGTTGTTCGTCGCCCTGAGTACGCGCGAGCGGCCCGCGGCGCAGCGTGCACGGCGCCCGAGTGCGGGGAGGCTCACGTCGCTGCTATCGCGCGAGCCGGAGCTCTGGGTGCCGCTCGGTGCGGCGTTCGTAGGACGCTTCGTGATCGGTTGTCTGGTGGTGACGTTCGCGCTTTTCGCGCATCGCGCGCATGGCTATTCGGATAAGACGATTGGCTTTTTGTTTTCACTCGTCACCGTGCCGTTCGCACTCGCGTCGTACCCTGCGGGGCGCTTGCTCGATCGCATTCCGCGGGCGGCGATGCTCGTGGGCGGAGCGCTGTTGTGCGCGGCGGCGCTCGCGGGGCTGGGATGGGTGCCGCGCAATGCCATCGGCGTGAGCATGCTGCTCTTCGGCATCGGGTCGTCGATGATTTTCGTGCCGGTGATCTTCTACGGAGCCCACGTCGGTCAAGCGACCGAGCGCGCGACCGTCATGGCCTTGGTGCACGGTGCGGGGTGCGTGGGGATGCTGCTCGGCCCCGCGGTGGCGGGCATCGTCTCGGCGGTGGTGGGCCGCCGCACCGATGCCGTCACGGGCTACCGGTCCGTGTTCCTCGTGGCCTGCGCGGTGACCCTCGGCTGGGTCCTCGCCAGTGCGGGCGTCCTCGCGCGGCGAATGCGCGAGGAGGCCGCCGAGCTACGGCGCTCCCCGGAAGAAGCGCCGCGCTCGTGCGACAGCAACGGCTAG
- a CDS encoding sigma-54 dependent transcriptional regulator produces MSNDSQRDLREDAHISHRNRVGLISTSTDLIERIETAVAQCGSDLNVASDATCAKEILLSPGYALKIVDHAAGVCSTPHAPCDGCSMMAAMFHQGAISLLVRNGESRKTIQRYATGDLEPLVHDVKAILLREDTAAVLDTEIIGASAALQSVREQIQRIGPYRDISVMVLGETGTGKELVAEAIHRIGAPPGAPFVAINCAAVPENLFESELFGHEAGAYTGARGPRAGLLEAGGQGVVFLDEVGDMPLPLQSKLLRVLETRTFRRVGGTRDLPLQARIVSATNGNLELMLRPDLLYRLAGFTIVLPALRERAEDIPLLARAFLRRFSHRHRIPVTRFSETALARLRLHDWPGNVRELRGTVERAAILSRSSVVEEADVLAAIAPLRQASSSGAYPCIAAGAPIAALTPLTPLAYSAKSAQASVSRIATDSAERPRLRDMEREMILQAFEESDRKLSGAARALGLPRSTLRDKLRRYGVLT; encoded by the coding sequence ATGTCCAACGATAGCCAACGCGATTTGCGTGAAGATGCGCATATTTCCCATCGGAACCGTGTCGGACTGATCTCGACGTCGACCGACCTCATCGAGCGCATCGAAACCGCAGTCGCACAGTGTGGAAGCGACCTCAATGTCGCCTCGGATGCTACGTGTGCCAAGGAGATCCTTCTATCGCCAGGATACGCCCTCAAAATCGTCGATCATGCCGCAGGCGTGTGCTCGACCCCGCACGCGCCGTGCGACGGCTGTTCGATGATGGCTGCGATGTTCCACCAGGGTGCCATCTCGCTTCTCGTGCGAAACGGTGAGTCCCGGAAGACCATCCAGCGCTACGCGACGGGCGACCTCGAGCCGCTCGTCCACGACGTCAAAGCCATTCTTCTGCGCGAGGACACGGCCGCCGTGCTCGATACGGAGATCATCGGGGCGTCTGCTGCGCTGCAATCGGTGCGCGAGCAGATCCAGCGCATCGGGCCCTATCGCGACATCTCGGTGATGGTCCTCGGCGAAACCGGCACCGGAAAAGAGCTCGTGGCGGAAGCGATCCACCGCATCGGTGCGCCACCCGGAGCTCCGTTCGTTGCCATCAATTGCGCGGCCGTGCCGGAAAACCTTTTCGAGAGTGAGCTCTTCGGCCATGAAGCGGGCGCCTACACCGGTGCGCGAGGCCCTCGGGCGGGCCTTTTGGAAGCGGGCGGTCAAGGTGTCGTATTTCTCGACGAGGTCGGCGATATGCCGCTCCCTCTGCAGAGCAAATTGCTGCGTGTTCTCGAGACTCGGACCTTTCGACGCGTCGGCGGAACACGCGACTTGCCCTTGCAGGCGCGGATCGTATCCGCCACGAATGGCAACTTGGAGCTCATGCTCCGCCCCGATCTTCTCTATCGATTGGCGGGCTTCACCATCGTGCTGCCGGCGCTGCGCGAACGTGCGGAAGACATTCCCCTCCTCGCCCGCGCGTTTCTGCGTCGGTTCTCGCATCGGCATCGGATTCCCGTCACGCGGTTTTCCGAAACCGCCCTCGCGCGGCTTCGACTCCACGATTGGCCAGGCAACGTGCGCGAGCTTCGCGGCACCGTCGAGCGCGCGGCGATCCTCTCGCGCAGCTCCGTCGTCGAGGAGGCGGACGTGCTCGCCGCCATCGCCCCATTGCGACAAGCCTCGAGCAGCGGCGCATACCCCTGCATCGCGGCCGGCGCGCCCATCGCGGCTCTCACGCCTCTCACGCCTCTCGCGTATTCAGCCAAGTCCGCACAGGCCAGTGTATCCCGAATTGCCACCGACAGCGCTGAACGGCCCCGACTGCGCGACATGGAGCGCGAAATGATCCTCCAAGCTTTCGAGGAGTCCGATCGCAAATTGAGCGGCGCCGCGCGCGCACTCGGGCTCCCGCGCTCCACCCTCCGGGACAAACTTCGTCGCTACGGCGTGCTGACGTAA
- a CDS encoding HAMP domain-containing histidine kinase: MRTNLESTDWLEEPAWTGTHLALKHAGAALAVCTREGLLVGATPSAYSLLARVGIATSTIPCKLPLLWERLEASAQGEAIDWRPPNSDVDGIRLGCTRHALGGAYFLIVMREISDKHVTLVQQLHRQRLEATGRLVAQIVHDLRAPLASIVFDAEVLVDRGAELAPAALRATGLAVRRAADRLRKTVDGLLGFAKLGPQSESEADLAECIERTCSLLRPSLRNGGHRIDVALAPSARSVQVPPLVVEQILVNLVMNALEAARAPVTVKITTSRTADTIRIVVQDDGPGMSAESRARAFEPFFTTKQKNSGLGLTASRDAALDVGGDLRIEPSEQGARFVITLGAKPL, from the coding sequence ATGCGCACGAACCTCGAATCGACGGATTGGCTCGAAGAGCCGGCGTGGACCGGAACCCACCTCGCGCTCAAGCACGCAGGTGCCGCTCTGGCGGTGTGCACCCGTGAGGGGCTCCTCGTCGGCGCGACCCCGAGCGCGTATTCGCTCCTGGCACGGGTGGGGATCGCCACCAGCACCATACCCTGCAAGTTGCCCCTCTTGTGGGAGCGGCTCGAGGCCAGCGCGCAAGGTGAGGCCATCGATTGGCGGCCGCCGAACTCCGACGTCGACGGCATCCGCCTCGGGTGCACCCGGCACGCCTTGGGTGGCGCGTACTTCCTCATCGTCATGCGCGAGATCTCCGACAAGCACGTCACGCTCGTCCAGCAACTGCACCGGCAGCGCCTCGAGGCCACCGGCCGCCTGGTTGCGCAGATCGTGCACGACTTGCGGGCCCCGCTCGCGAGCATCGTCTTCGACGCCGAGGTCCTCGTCGACCGCGGGGCGGAGCTCGCCCCCGCCGCGTTGCGCGCAACCGGCCTGGCCGTACGCCGCGCCGCCGATCGCCTGCGCAAGACCGTCGACGGCCTGCTCGGCTTCGCGAAGCTCGGCCCGCAGTCCGAGTCGGAAGCCGATCTCGCCGAGTGCATCGAGCGCACGTGCAGCCTCCTTCGCCCATCGCTCCGCAACGGAGGACATCGCATCGACGTCGCACTCGCCCCCAGCGCGCGATCCGTGCAAGTCCCGCCGCTCGTCGTCGAGCAAATCCTGGTCAACCTCGTCATGAACGCACTCGAAGCCGCCCGCGCCCCCGTCACCGTCAAGATCACGACCTCGCGCACGGCCGACACCATCCGCATCGTCGTCCAGGACGACGGCCCCGGAATGAGCGCCGAAAGCCGCGCCCGCGCCTTCGAACCCTTCTTCACCACGAAGCAGAAAAACAGTGGTCTCGGCCTGACCGCCTCGCGCGACGCCGCCCTCGACGTGGGAGGCGATCTTCGGATCGAGCCCTCGGAGCAGGGCGCTCGCTTCGTCATCACACTTGGAGCCAAGCCCCTGTGA
- a CDS encoding response regulator, producing MTSVLVVDDDVQFRETLVRHLAGHGFDVAEARSVDEAISLLEQRRVDVLLTDLRLGIRDGIDLIATLRSRGTATRAILMSAFATARDYQTATELGAVRVLCKPFTPEDLLDAIRQAIDCSTGFRGSVHGLSLVDMLQMFHLARRSIVLTIGDAVTGHVYLQEGEIVHAEKGALSGEPALRAILSAQSGSVSTSALGPTPRTITRGFSSLLLDLLRQIDESSLPFEGGLLELEDEGIRDWQSEEGERTMGKIDDACKEVVGKVDGAVACGVVDLDTGMLLGIYNGAAYTQTLNEIVAAATMDLFRGPNVGRVEQMVRAHRGLPENGAHYFQEIHITSEHNFHFAKTLKQSRAVIMLVTKKTTNIGMGWAQLKAAIPIVEPLVP from the coding sequence GTGACCTCCGTGCTCGTCGTCGACGACGATGTTCAGTTTCGGGAGACCCTGGTGCGGCACCTCGCGGGACATGGGTTCGACGTCGCCGAGGCACGGTCCGTGGACGAGGCCATCTCACTCCTCGAGCAGCGCCGAGTCGACGTCCTCCTCACCGACCTGCGGCTGGGGATTCGCGACGGTATCGACCTCATCGCGACCCTACGCTCGCGCGGCACGGCCACGCGAGCCATCCTCATGAGCGCATTCGCCACCGCGCGCGATTACCAAACCGCCACGGAGCTCGGCGCCGTGCGCGTCCTGTGCAAACCGTTCACGCCGGAGGACTTGCTCGATGCCATTCGGCAAGCCATCGACTGCAGCACGGGCTTTCGCGGAAGCGTCCACGGATTGTCGCTGGTCGACATGTTGCAGATGTTCCACCTGGCCCGCCGCTCCATCGTCCTCACCATCGGCGACGCGGTGACCGGCCACGTCTACCTCCAAGAGGGCGAGATCGTTCACGCCGAGAAGGGCGCCCTCTCGGGCGAACCCGCACTTCGCGCGATCTTGTCGGCGCAATCGGGTTCCGTGTCCACATCGGCCCTCGGGCCAACGCCGCGGACCATCACGCGAGGCTTCTCCTCTCTGCTGCTCGACCTGCTCCGGCAGATCGACGAATCCAGCCTTCCATTCGAAGGCGGTTTACTCGAGCTAGAGGACGAAGGCATTCGCGACTGGCAGTCAGAAGAAGGAGAACGAACGATGGGTAAGATCGATGATGCGTGCAAAGAAGTCGTAGGCAAAGTGGACGGCGCCGTCGCGTGCGGCGTCGTCGATCTCGATACGGGCATGCTGCTCGGCATTTACAACGGCGCGGCATATACCCAAACGCTGAACGAGATCGTCGCCGCCGCAACCATGGACCTCTTTCGAGGCCCGAACGTGGGACGCGTCGAGCAAATGGTGCGCGCGCATCGAGGCTTGCCCGAAAACGGCGCACACTATTTCCAGGAAATACACATTACATCCGAGCACAACTTTCACTTTGCAAAGACATTGAAGCAAAGCCGGGCCGTCATCATGCTCGTGACCAAGAAGACCACGAACATCGGCATGGGCTGGGCGCAATTGAAGGCTGCGATTCCAATCGTCGAGCCCTTAGTTCCTTGA